The DNA sequence AAGTGAACGAATCGATTTTATCATATCTGAAGTGAATGAAATGATCTATAAAGAAGAGAACATCTTATTGCCAATGGCACTGGAAAAACTAACGGAAGATGAGTGGGTAAAGATTGAACGAGAAGGCCACGTCATTGGATATACGTTTATTGAAGAACCAGAAACATGGCATCCTGAACGCGTTGATTTACAAACAAATGTATTTTTAAAAGAAGGAACAATTCAACTCGAAACAGGAATCTTGGACATTGAGCAAATCGACTTAATGATGAATCATCTCCCAGTTGATATTACGTTTATTGATGAAAATGATGTGGTACGATTTTTCTCGCACGGCAAAGAAAGAATCTTCCATCGAACAAAATCAGTTATTGGACGAACTGTACAAAATTGTCATCCTCCAAAGAGCGCTCATATTGTAAATGCATTGCTCGATGACTTTAAGTCAGGGGAAAAAGATACAGAGGACTTTTGGCTTCATTTTAAAGATAAGTATGTCTATGTTCGCTATTTCGCCGTAAGGAATGAACAAGGAGAGTATATGGGGACGCTAGAGTTTACACAAAACATAAAGGGAATTCAGGAAATAAAAGGTGAAAAGAGACTAATGAGTTAAATGAAGTTCCTAAGTCCAATAATTAAGTCAGGAATCAAGCAGATGCTTGGTTCTTTTTTTAATAGAACCAAATAAACATAGATACATCATTTAAAAAATATTGTAAAATACTTTTTCTTCGAAACTATCAATAGTCTTTTAAACATAGATTTTGGATAGTGCGGTTATACAGTTAAACAAACATAATGTTCAACAAAACAATATACTATATTTACAAAAACAAAATAACCTTAATTTTTTCTAGTAACTCCTATAGTATTTTGTGGTGAAGAATGAAATGTATCTTGGTAATATAAACCTTGCAATCGCTTTCAATAACATTTATGGAAAGGAGTGACAAAAAGCAACAAAGAAAGACAAAATCAATAAAAAATATCAGGAGGAATGTCGTTTGAAAAAGAATATTAGAATAGTTTTGGCTTTTTTGTTTTGTGTTGCACTTACTATGCCTGCAGTAAACGTACATGCGCAAACAATTACTTC is a window from the Bacillus alkalicellulosilyticus genome containing:
- a CDS encoding DUF438 domain-containing protein; translation: MSELINNREQIKIENYERQQILKEIILELHEGKSVDEVKERFQQAIEKISVEEISHLEHTLMKEEGIPVEEIQRLCSVHTNVFKGSIEEIHGVDALKTVKGHPVHTFLLENKLINQFVNFTLSLHKDRYIKEQKHINKEKLLNDLTKLLEIDKHYSRKENLLFPYLERYGIFGPTKVMWGVDDNIRAEIKSAISALKDGADKEVSERIDFIISEVNEMIYKEENILLPMALEKLTEDEWVKIEREGHVIGYTFIEEPETWHPERVDLQTNVFLKEGTIQLETGILDIEQIDLMMNHLPVDITFIDENDVVRFFSHGKERIFHRTKSVIGRTVQNCHPPKSAHIVNALLDDFKSGEKDTEDFWLHFKDKYVYVRYFAVRNEQGEYMGTLEFTQNIKGIQEIKGEKRLMS